The genomic window ACATCTTGGTTCCTCAATGCCTAAGTTCAGTAATTTAAGGAGAGGCATTGACCATCAGAAGTGCTTTATTTCATGTTTTGGCTTTAGGATATCTACATCTTCAAGTAGAATCGGATAGCAAGGAGATTGTTTATTTACTTCAAGGCTGTAATAAAGTACCACCTTTGGAGGCGAGACGACAGTAACTGATATTAAGTAGCAGTGTACTTTATTTGCTTCCATTTCTTTCACTTGTATTCCAAGGGCTCTAAATAATGTTGCAAATGCCCTGGCACAGAAGGCCCTGTCTATCGTGTATTTGACATATTAGCTATATTCCATTCCTTAGCTTCTCAAACTTTGTGAGTCTGAAGCTAATGGTTGTACACATGTTTATCACTGTCaccaaaaattataattttcgTTTTCATAGTAATTCTTGCTTTCCATTAGAACCTAAAAGAAACTTTTTGTCATGAACCTGCCTATTAATTATAAGAGTTGATTTTGGGTATCTGAAGTGATTAATTCACAAGTCAAGCTGTTCCAAGATACTACACAAAGAAGACAGACATTGCAGTTCCATGAAAGTTTTGGATTCTGAGGATCCAAAGTCCCAAAAATGGTTAATTCTTTCATTGGAATTGTATAGTATTGCAATTATTAAATCTTCAACATAGAATATTAGAACCACTTGATTATACCCATGGAGATATGGGTTTGGTGAAATCTTATATACCTTTCAAGGGTACTAAACCATGCATTAGTGTACTGTGTCACTAGTGTGTGCAAGATCAATGTGAGATGTTTCTACCATTCTTATTAGGGGATGCAATTGAATCCTGAATTtttttaaaccctaatccaatccTAGGTTCCCTTAACCCAAACCCAATCCAAGATAGATTGAGACATGTGGGGAAGGGCATGTTCAAATttcagactttttttttttttttataagttttaAAATATTTCAGACTTCACCGATTCTCGAGTAAAATATTTTCTACCGTTTTCATGGAGAGAAAGGGATGATCATGGGACTCTTAAAATTTAGTTGTAATgatcagaaagaaaaaagacaagTGCTCCACCCATCCACAAAGGTTAAGCATATGGATGCGATGCTCCAACATTCGAACTCTGAAGCAAATCCATGGTTTCATGGTAGTCAGCGGCTTCAATTCCAACCCCTCTGCACTAAGAGAGCTTATCTTCACCTGTGCGATCAGTATATCAGGCGCCATGGACTATGCAAACCAGCTGTTcagaaaaattacaaaaccgGATAAGTTCATGTGGAATACGATGCTAAGGGGCTCAGCCCAAAGCTCGAATCCCTCAAATGCCATTTCCCTCTATACCCAGATGGAAGAGAGGCATGTACGACCGGATAATTTCACCTTTCCGTTTCTTCTGAAGGCCTGCACTAAGCTTTCTTGGATTAAAATGGGAAATGAGGTTCATGGAAAGATTGTAAAATTTGGGTTCGAATCGAATAGCTTTGTTAGGAATACTCTCATTAACTTCCACGCCAACTGTGGAGATTTAACGGTTGCTAGAGCTCTATTTGATGGATCCCAAGAACGGGATGTGGTTGCTTGGTCTGCTTTGACAGCAGGTTATGCTAGACGAGGCGACTTAGAAATGGCCCGCCAACTGTTCGATGAAAGTCCAATTAAAGATTTGGTCTCTTGGAATGTAATGATCACTGCCTATGTAAAATGTGGGGACATGGGAAACGCAAGGAAGCTTTTTGACGAAGTACCAGAGAGAGATGTGGTGACATGGAATGCGATGATAGCAGGTTATGTGCTTTGTGGTTCCTGTGACAAGGCCTTGGAAATGTTTGAAGAGATGAGATGTGCGGGAGAACGGCCAGATGAAGTGACCATGTTGAGTCTCTTATCTGCCTGTGCGGACTCGGGGGCGCTGGATGTTGGCCAGAAGGTTCATTTCTCGCTTTCAGGgatggatttggaatcttcaagcATAGTTCTTGGGAATGCACTTATAGACATGTACGCCAAGTGTGGGAGCATTCAGAAGGCACTGAAGGTATTCAGAGGAATGAGAGAGAAGGATGTCTCTTCATGGAATTCGATACTTGGAGGTTTAGCCTTTCATGGGCATGCTGAGGAAACAATCAATCTATTCACAGAAATgcggagagagaaaatcaagccAAACGAAATTACATTTGTTGCTGTGTTTGTTGCCTGTAGTCATGGTGGGATGGTTGAGGAGGGCCATCAATATTTCAATCTGATGAGAAATGAGTATGGAATTGAGCCTAACATTAAGCATTATGGGTGTATGGTGGACCTTCTAGGACGTGCTGGGTTGTTGAATGAAGCCTTCAGATTTGTAGAGGCAATGGAGATTGAACCCAATGCCATCGTTTGGAGGACTCTGCTTGGGGCCTGTAGGACCCATGGGAATGTTGAATTGGGGAAGCAGGCGAATAAGCGACTTCTTGCAATGAGACGGGATCAGAGTGGGGACTATGTGTTGCTGTCAAACATATATGCCTCAATGGGCGAGTGGGATGGCGTGGAGAAGGTGAGGAAATTGATGGATGACAGTGGAGTGAAAAAAGAACGTGGTTGTAGCTTAATTGAGGCTGATAACAAAGACCTCATGAAtttcttatttgaatccaaACCCAACTTGAAGTTGAAAGACAATGTAATATGAGATTCCATGACGACTAGATGAGAACAATGGGATCTTGCCATGTTAAATTGATTTTAGACTGTACAGCAGCATATAGTCCTTTAAAGATCCAATAATGCTGCATTTTGATGAAATATCTAGTTTGCCTCAACTGTATAAGCCATTGCCTTGTATGCCATGGATAATTGAACTTAGCTCTCTAAGTGTTAAAATAAACTTGGTAAGGAGAAGTCCAAGTAGGAGCAACAATTTTAGTCGTCTTAGTCATCCTTTTTTTCTGTTCGAGCCCAAATCACATTCacgtatgagaatcattctcattCGCCCTATGATCAATACATGAATTCCAATCAGTCGAAAGACATGCTGAAGAGACTTTAGTGGAGTCCATATGTCGATCACGGTGAATGTGATCTGAAACTCCCTCTGTTCAATGTCGTCCGCACCATTAGAATAAGATGCATCCCACTGATTTGTTTTCCATCTGAAATcccaccaccaacaccaccatAAGATTTTTGTTGTGGCAGTTTAAAGCTGGGAGTGGGAACCGAGAAGCCAACAATTAGTTGCCGGTCTTATGAGAAAGAACTACTGCAAGAGGCTAAAATCCTATTTTCCAGGTTCTCTTCGTTCAACTTTTAGAAGAGAAGAGTTGTCTGTTCTGTTGCCACTCCCAAAGCTCCATCCATCTCGCTTCTCGTCCAGCCTAACACAGCGACCGTCAATAGCTTCAGACCCACCTGAGAGCAGCAACTCAAGAGAGTATAATCTCCACTCTCTGTTTAAGAAATGTTCTACTTTGAAGAATGTATATCAAATTCATGCCCAAATCATCCAAACCGGCTTTGAACAAAATCTGTTTATGGTCGCCAAGATCATAACATTTTGTGCAGATTCCGAACATGGACCAATGGATTACGCAGTCTCAGTCTTTGAACAAATCAGAAACCCAGATGGGTTTCTCTGGAACACCATGATTCGGGGATTCGGAAAGACAAGTAAGCCAGATAATGCTTTAGGATTCTACAAGAGAATGCTACACAAGGGGGAGGTAGCAGACAACTTCACCTACTCATTTCTACTCAAAATATGTGGACAGTTGAGATCAGTTGAGCTGGGTAAGCAAATCCACTGTGCTTCACTGAAGCATGGCCTGAACTTTCATGTATTTGTCAGGAACACTCTCATCCACATGTATGGTATGTTTACAGACATTGAAACTGCACGGCAGCTGTTCGAAGAAATACCCACAACAGAATTGGTCGCCTGGAACATTATCATTGATTGCTATGTCCATTGTGGCCATTACAAAGAAGCTCTCGAGCTGTTCTCAAGAATGCAACAAATTTCCATTGAACCCAACGACGCAACATTGGTTGTTGTCCTCTCTGCTTGTGCTGAATTGGGTGCGTTAGATTTTGGAAGGTGGATTCATTCTCAAATCGATTATACAAGTTTCAGTGATAATATCTCGGTCTCCAATTCTTTGATTGACATGTATGCAAAGTGCGGTGTGATTGACAATGCACGTCAAGTGTTCAATAAAATGAATAGCAGGAATATAGTATCATGGAATTCAATGATACTAGGACTTGCAATGCATGGATATGCAGATGATGCATTGGAACTGTTTTCTAAAATGATGGAAGGGAAGCTTGCGGGACCAAATGACATTACTTTCTTAGGAGTCTTATGTGCCTGCAGTCACAGAGGGCTGGTAGATGAAGGGAAATATTATTTTGATGTCATGAAGAGGGAATACCAATTTCAACCAACAATAAAGCACTATGGATGCATGGTTGATCTTCTTGGGAGAGCAGGTTTTGTGATGGAAGCATACCAATTAATAAGGAGCATGCCAATGGAGTGTAATGCTATTGTATGGAGGACATTGCTGGGTGCTTGTAGGGTTCATGGGAACGTTCAACTGGGGGAGAGGGTGAGGAGGCATCTCCTGGAGTTAGAGCCAGATCACAGTGGAGATTATGTTCTTCTTGCAAATATGTATGCCAGTGCAGGTCAGTGGAATgaagtctgtagggtcagaacAGCAATGAAAAATAGAGCAGTTCAGAAACCGAAGCCTGGTAACAGTTCTATTGACGTAGGGTCAACTGAACCATGTAACATAATTAGTACTACTCAGATGGATGTTGATACAATTTTTCCTGCTTATACTGATTAAATGTTCTTGTAATTTATGTACTCATGTTTCTTGCTCTTCAAGCCAAACCCATGTTTATGCTCTCTTAGAAGGCACTCCAAGAATGTATGATCTAAAAAGTTCTAGTTAATGCAGGAAGCAGTTGGTGTTCCTTTTTCATGATCCAAAAGGATCTCTTGGGCCTGGTTGCCATTCTCCAAACTAATTAACAAGCtaagaattgatttgattcgCAGAAAATCATTGACTTGATATTGCGAATCAAGGTTTCTAAACTCCCTGGATTCAGTAGCCAACCAAAATAATCATGCATGTGGACTATACACAAATGGAACTAACATAGtaattaaaagaaggaaaaacaaacTAGTAACTAAAATCAAGCCAATGAGATCACCCTACAGGCTTTTCTCTGTCGGCATCTTTAGACTAAACTCCTGCTCATTCAAGAACATGCAATTGATAGGATGGTTATATCTGTTTCTTTCACCATCCTCCAGCTCCTACAACCGCCCCCCCCCCCTGGCACCACGCCCCCTTCTCCGGAAAAAGTTTATTTTATCCAAAGTAACCATTAAAATTTGGATTCCATTGTATATGAACCATTATAAGAAATCCAGACCAAGTTGAAAACCGGTTCTCCAAGCAGTTACAAGCATTTTAACTCTTTATCAAATTTTACATTTGTATATTGATTTCATAAGTTATCTCTTACATACAGAAAGCTCCTTCAACAACTGTTACGAATTGCATTAACTGCATATTATCCCATTCACAAACTAAGAGCTTTTCTTCTGATTCTTCGCTTTCCATTCTTTGATTTCAGAATCAACCTTTGCTTGCACTGTTGCATGAAAACCAGGATATGGTTCATAACCACAGAACATCTGAAGAGCctgaaacaaacaaaaagatgATATACTTAGCTTACCCTTAAAATCAAAGAAACAACCTTATAGAATTCAGGACTCAACATTACCTCCAGTAGAACAAAAAAAGGGGCCATTAGAAAGGCTTGAAACAGGTTGTCCAAAAGAGCTGGTGCTCGTTTCTGCAAAATAGTTGAATTAATTGAATAGATCTGATGAACAATGACGAACTTTCTCTCAAAGACAAATAGTTAATACTTGGTAGTTACCTCAAAGACTCCATGGCCTATAAACTGTCCAGTCCAACAAATCAATTGAGATGCCAGAACTACCTGAAGTATAATGTACAGCCAATGCAGTCAGTCACCTTACCGgtctaaaataaaagaaaaactagaTGGTGCAGACTATATTTTGTTTAGATCAAGAAACATAACAAGTGCAGGTAGGGGTTATTAAAAACAGAATCCCAGGTCTTTGTGAGGAGGTCAAGCTTGTGGTAAACCCAGGAGTAAAAACACAGAAGCCCATGTCATGTCTCCTTTTCcagtaatttcattttttttttaagtcatcAAGAGAGAAGTACGTTTTGCTTTGAATAAAACCAATACATTATAGTACAATTTGTTTTTGAAGAAAACCCATATAATCTTAATATAAACAGAAGGATATTTTCATTGTTTTGAATTTACATCAATTCATAAACAACTCTGAAATTTGTCATTGGGTAAATCATACAAATattaagaaggaaaagaaaagagaaaaaaaaaaaatcccatgttCCTTTATAATATCAGGAAACAAAATCCACAGCTCTCATGATAACATTACCAAAGACTCTAAAAGGAGAGATCATAGTCCAGAGAGAACAACTACACTCATATGGGCAAGGTATGAGATAGTCCAGACAAATCACAAATGGCCATAATTTTTTAGTCGATTTTAACATCAATCATACCCACACCTACCATTGCATCAAGATGGTAGTCACATGGTGGgaaaaaattttgaagtttCATGTTAAAGATGAATTCAATGATGTTTCATGCAGTCAGTAATATTTTCTGATTTAATGTGCTTCCGTCCCATGCCTATTTGCTTCAGGTATTGAGGAGCATGGACTGTATATTCCAACAATATTCCCAGATTAAGTTTTTACCTTACATGGAATTGAAGTTTCAGATCAAGTTTTCTTTTGGGAAACTCATGCTCTAAATTCATCTTAGGGATAGAAATGGATACTTGAAATGGGAATTTGATCTCAGTAGTTGTCCATTTATTTTTAGAGATTTATCCACATAATGGGATACATAAATATGAATTTGGATACATATTGGTAACCAGATGATACCCAGATAGAGATTCAGATATTGATACATCTACTCTGACTCTAATTTAATATTAGacaattatttaaaattttataatataattaactatattatatattttttttgtcataCAGACAATTATGTATTATTCTATatgattttcattattatttatatagAGTAAACATTAATTAGATATAATAGAATTTGAATTCAGATGCTGGTCCATCCATTTCGAATTCACTCGTTTACATTATGAACAAACAACCAGACTTTATGCTTCTTCtcacttcctctttcttttggaAGAAAGGAACTGATTTCTCTTGGTGTCTAAAAGCACCATAAGTCAACATGTATCACTGGATCCCTCCTGACCTGTGTGTGCTCACTTGGCCTTTTTTCTTACTGTTTTTTAATTGCAAAATTTTTGCAATGTAACCTTTCcgtttcctctttcttttccacatcttttttttccccctgttGCTTTTCTACATTTCGTCGAACACACGCTCGAGAACCTTGACATTTTATAAATGAACATCCTAGTTCAACTAGTCATGAACTGAGAATTGTTACTTCCTACTCCACACACTTAATCCGTACAATTTGGGTTAAATTATAACAAAACCTGCAAACTGCAGCCTGTCAAAATTTGCAATATGAAATTTTTATAGGTTGTATTTTACAGACTAAGCCAATAGATAACTCAAAAATCTACAACATTTTCGAATCTTGGCTATTTTGAGGTGTAATAAGACCTCATCCACCAAAGTAGGTTTCCTTTCCACATTTTACTATTTATGGCCATCATTGATATGAATCAGCAACAATATCATCCCTTAGTTTCTCCCAAATGTTTATCTATTGATGTTCCTTCTCATGACTAGGATTCCCCTTTGCTCTCTATACCATCTTCCCTCAAGCTCAAACCTTCCATGAATATCCATCATCGGACTCTCTCAGCTTcctacttttttcttttggttcacTTAAATCCTGCTACTTTTGAAGGGAATTAGATAGAAATCCATATTCAGGTAACATCATAAACGGATTCCTAAACATGAATACACTTCCAAGATGGAGATCAAGCAAGATTAGGTATGAACCCTGAGTTTCATCTAGCTCCAGAaccacccccacaccccccccccaaaaaaaaaaaaaaatccctatatAAGTACAGTAACCAATCAACTTGACTTGGTCCTTTGCTGTTCCATCTCATATTTGGAGGATAAAATTTTTTATGTGGTTTCCACACATCCAACTGGAAGAATTAGAATATATAACACAGCTAGAAAAACTGAGATTTGGATGATATGACTTGGTTACAGAAGTTTCCAGCTGTTCATTTATCTAAAAATGCAGAAATCAGAACCAAGTCATAAACAGAGTCCAAAGTATTTACAACACCAGCTTCAATATTAGCAGTCAAGAGTTCATTAAAACATACAAACCCAATACTGAAGCATTAGAAGAATATATTAGTTCAGCCCAAAAAAGGTCAATTCTATGTCAAAAAATCCTTccatcaaaacaaacaaatatacAGTAatgcaagaaagaagaagaaaaatgcacaagggaacaaaaaaatgttaCACAATTAAGTTACAGAGACAAAGAAGACAAAGTTGCCTAACTCTGAAACAGAATACAAGtaaagaaccttttttttttaagttctttttttccttgatcCAAGAACCCATAACAAGAATATAGAATACAACATACTAAGAAGAAACCTAGAAATCAGAAAGGGAGATCAATGATTAATGGAAAGAAGATGGTGAAAAAAAGACGCTTTGCTTTCAGCTCCAGAGATAAATATACATGCCTTTGGATACTATTGCATAGCGATCTACAATTCTGCATCAATAACTAGAGTAGATCttggaaaacaaaaattaatagGATACACAGCCAAAACACAAAAATATGCAACCAAGTTTCAGAATATGGTCAAGGGTCAACACACCCTTCAAATTAATGAACAAGAGGAAACACAATTCTTCCAATTCAGAGGACAAAGATGATCAAATTTGTTTCCAGCAGAAGTATCTATCAAAGCTACCAAACGCTGGATCATCAGCCATTAATAGCTAAACGTCAGTACCTAACAATCCCAACTAGATTGTCAATGAATTGAATTTTAGCAATCTCAGAAACATCAAAATCGATAAACTACATGTCCTAATAACAGAGAAACAGCttgcccagaaaaaaaaaaatacagataaGAAGAACTACCCAGTTCACAGATTACACAACAAAACAACAAAGCAAATCAACAGCTATTATTCTAGGAACGCAAGGCCTCAATACCCAGTTccaccaaataaaaataaacccaAATAAAATTTGTGAACAGAATGAGGGATTAGAGATGAAACAAGGGTTGTGGTGGGTACCTTCCACGCCAGAGAAAAGCCAAGCCGAGCTGCAACATAACTGCTAGAGACCCAACAAAAGAAGCAGAGAAGGGCAGCCAAAGAACCAGCTTTCTTATCGAAAGCGATATAGAAAAAAGCAGAGACCAAACCCAGAAAGAAACCAATATTAAGAACCAAGTCAACGTTGTACCCAAATGGAGAGATTCCTAGCTTAGGGAGATTGAAGAGGGGAGGTGTGAAGTACAGAAAAACAAGAGTTGAAAACACGATAGGCCAAACAAATATCATATGTAAAAATACATTCATGGGGTTGCTATGATAAGCACCATAGAAGGCAAAATGCTTCTCAAGATCGAATAATCCAACCCTCCCCATTGAAATAACTCAGGAAGCTTCAAGAAATAAAACCTTCAAAACCAGAcagaaatctctagaaacttGCTCGGTTTATAAAGAGGACTTCAGATGAGAAAATGACTCCAGGAAgggaaacagaaaaagaacACGGGACCGTGGAAATTGGAAAACCAGTGGCGCGGCATAGCCCATGGCACCAGTTTGCTTCAAAAATACGCCCCTATGCGTCAAGTTGTTAGCGTACGCTGCACTTCTTTCCCTTGGAACATGAAATGAGCATCAAAGAAAAGGTATCGGCCAATCCATATCAGTATCGGTTGTATCTGCCCGATATGGGGCAGTTGTACAAAAACCAGGGATGacaaaatagttaaaaaaatcgTATCGAAATCTTTGGGGGTTAAAATCGTTTAATCTAACCCGATACATCCGATCTGAATCGATATTAGCATCGGTGTCAATGGCAATCGATGTCAGTCCCAATACCGTGAGTTTTATGGTTTTGGGGTGGTTAGGGTCATTTGCGGATTTGCAGTTGAAGTTATTGATGAACCATTTGATCTGTCAATTGTTTAGGTTGCAGAGTTGATCCAATCTTCCTTtcctgaaaaaggaaaaagaaa from Macadamia integrifolia cultivar HAES 741 unplaced genomic scaffold, SCU_Mint_v3 scaffold1036, whole genome shotgun sequence includes these protein-coding regions:
- the LOC122062440 gene encoding pentatricopeptide repeat-containing protein At5g15300-like, with the translated sequence MIRKKKDKCSTHPQRLSIWMRCSNIRTLKQIHGFMVVSGFNSNPSALRELIFTCAISISGAMDYANQLFRKITKPDKFMWNTMLRGSAQSSNPSNAISLYTQMEERHVRPDNFTFPFLLKACTKLSWIKMGNEVHGKIVKFGFESNSFVRNTLINFHANCGDLTVARALFDGSQERDVVAWSALTAGYARRGDLEMARQLFDESPIKDLVSWNVMITAYVKCGDMGNARKLFDEVPERDVVTWNAMIAGYVLCGSCDKALEMFEEMRCAGERPDEVTMLSLLSACADSGALDVGQKVHFSLSGMDLESSSIVLGNALIDMYAKCGSIQKALKVFRGMREKDVSSWNSILGGLAFHGHAEETINLFTEMRREKIKPNEITFVAVFVACSHGGMVEEGHQYFNLMRNEYGIEPNIKHYGCMVDLLGRAGLLNEAFRFVEAMEIEPNAIVWRTLLGACRTHGNVELGKQANKRLLAMRRDQSGDYVLLSNIYASMGEWDGVEKVRKLMDDSGVKKERGCSLIEADNKDLMNFLFESKPNLKLKDNVI
- the LOC122062441 gene encoding putative pentatricopeptide repeat-containing protein At5g59200, chloroplastic isoform X2, giving the protein MRKNYCKRLKSYFPGSLRSTFRREELSVLLPLPKLHPSRFSSSLTQRPSIASDPPESSNSREYNLHSLFKKCSTLKNVYQIHAQIIQTGFEQNLFMVAKIITFCADSEHGPMDYAVSVFEQIRNPDGFLWNTMIRGFGKTSKPDNALGFYKRMLHKGEVADNFTYSFLLKICGQLRSVELDIETARQLFEEIPTTELVAWNIIIDCYVHCGHYKEALELFSRMQQISIEPNDATLVVVLSACAELGALDFGRWIHSQIDYTSFSDNISVSNSLIDMYAKCGVIDNARQVFNKMNSRNIVSWNSMILGLAMHGYADDALELFSKMMEGKLAGPNDITFLGVLCACSHRGLVDEGKYYFDVMKREYQFQPTIKHYGCMVDLLGRAGFVMEAYQLIRSMPMECNAIVWRTLLGACRVHGNVQLGERVRRHLLELEPDHSGDYVLLANMYASAGQWNEVCRVRTAMKNRAVQKPKPGNSSIDVGSTEPCNIISTTQMDVDTIFPAYTD
- the LOC122062441 gene encoding pentatricopeptide repeat-containing protein At2g36730-like isoform X1: MRKNYCKRLKSYFPGSLRSTFRREELSVLLPLPKLHPSRFSSSLTQRPSIASDPPESSNSREYNLHSLFKKCSTLKNVYQIHAQIIQTGFEQNLFMVAKIITFCADSEHGPMDYAVSVFEQIRNPDGFLWNTMIRGFGKTSKPDNALGFYKRMLHKGEVADNFTYSFLLKICGQLRSVELGKQIHCASLKHGLNFHVFVRNTLIHMYGMFTDIETARQLFEEIPTTELVAWNIIIDCYVHCGHYKEALELFSRMQQISIEPNDATLVVVLSACAELGALDFGRWIHSQIDYTSFSDNISVSNSLIDMYAKCGVIDNARQVFNKMNSRNIVSWNSMILGLAMHGYADDALELFSKMMEGKLAGPNDITFLGVLCACSHRGLVDEGKYYFDVMKREYQFQPTIKHYGCMVDLLGRAGFVMEAYQLIRSMPMECNAIVWRTLLGACRVHGNVQLGERVRRHLLELEPDHSGDYVLLANMYASAGQWNEVCRVRTAMKNRAVQKPKPGNSSIDVGSTEPCNIISTTQMDVDTIFPAYTD
- the LOC122062437 gene encoding 2-hydroxy-palmitic acid dioxygenase mpo1-like, whose product is MGRVGLFDLEKHFAFYGAYHSNPMNVFLHMIFVWPIVFSTLVFLYFTPPLFNLPKLGISPFGYNVDLVLNIGFFLGLVSAFFYIAFDKKAGSLAALLCFFCWVSSSYVAARLGFSLAWKVVLASQLICWTGQFIGHGVFEKRAPALLDNLFQAFLMAPFFVLLEALQMFCGYEPYPGFHATVQAKVDSEIKEWKAKNQKKSS